From Salvia splendens isolate huo1 chromosome 3, SspV2, whole genome shotgun sequence, a single genomic window includes:
- the LOC121794566 gene encoding NAC domain-containing protein 83-like, translating into MEKVSLIKNGVLRLPPGFRFHPTDEELVVQYLKRKVHCYPIPASIIAVVDVCKADPWDLPGDSEQERYFFSTKEVKYPNGNRSNRATASGYWKATGLDKQIVSTRTHQVVGMKKTLVFYTGKPPKGCRTDWIMHEYRLPPPQESWVLCRIFLKRRGNNNTPAPVFYDFMPKEKANTSSGSSGITQLSSSEVEEESSSCNSFPSTFKRN; encoded by the exons ATGGAGAAAGTTAGCCTCATTAAAAATGGGGTGTTGAGATTGCCACCTGGGTTTAGGTTCCACCCCACAGATGAAGAGCTCGTGGTACAATACTTGAAGCGCAAAGTCCACTGCTATCCCATTCCCGCCTCCATCATCGCCGTAGTCGACGTCTGCAAGGCCGACCCCTGGGATTTGCCAG GCGATTCGGAGCAGGAGAGGTATTTCTTCAGCACAAAAGAAGTAAAGTATCCCAACGGAAACCGGTCGAACCGGGCCACCGCCTCCGGGTACTGGAAAGCAACCGGTTTGGACAAGCAAATCGTGAGCACGAGGACTCACCAGGTCGTCGGGATGAAGAAAACCCTTGTCTTCTACACCGGTAAGCCGCCAAAGGGCTGCCGAACTGATTGGATCATGCATGAATACCGCCTCCCGCCGCCACAGGAAAGCTGGGTTCTCTGCCGGATATTTTTGAAGAGAAGGGGCAACAACAACACTCCAGCGCCGGTATTCTATGATTTCATGCCCAAAGAGAAGGCCAACACTAGCTCCGGATCGAGCGGGATCACGCAGCTTTCTTCTTCGGAGGTTGAAGAAGAGAGCAGTAGTTGCAATAGTTTTCCCTCCACTTTTAAAAGGAATTAA